A genomic window from Pyxidicoccus trucidator includes:
- a CDS encoding metallophosphoesterase family protein, translating to MKLYAISDLHLRHADNKQALQSIPAHPDDWLIVAGDVGETLAEMELMLRTLTERFRQVLWVPGNHELWTMPSEQPQLRGEARYQRLVSLCRSYGALTPEDPYPRWPGEGPPRVLVPMFLGYDYTFRPDHVPADKALEWAWEEDLLCTDEVLLHPEPYLSRSAWCAARVESTLARLQALPADCATVLINHYPLRYEHVRLPRIPRFSIWCGTKRTEDWHTRFRAEVVVSGHLHMPATLWRDGVRFEEVSLGYPMQWKHRGGGGLERFMREILPGPAVRPT from the coding sequence ATGAAGCTCTACGCCATCAGCGACCTCCACCTGCGCCACGCCGACAACAAGCAGGCGCTCCAGTCCATCCCCGCGCACCCCGACGACTGGCTCATCGTCGCCGGAGACGTGGGCGAGACGCTGGCGGAGATGGAGCTGATGCTGCGCACGCTCACCGAGCGCTTCCGGCAGGTGCTGTGGGTGCCGGGCAACCACGAGCTGTGGACGATGCCGTCGGAGCAGCCGCAGTTGCGCGGCGAGGCGCGCTACCAGCGGCTGGTGTCCCTGTGCCGCAGCTACGGCGCGCTCACTCCAGAGGACCCGTACCCGCGCTGGCCCGGCGAGGGTCCGCCGCGTGTGCTCGTCCCCATGTTCCTGGGCTACGACTACACGTTCCGTCCGGACCACGTGCCTGCGGACAAGGCTCTGGAGTGGGCGTGGGAGGAGGACCTCCTGTGCACGGACGAGGTGCTGCTGCACCCCGAGCCGTACCTCAGCCGCTCAGCCTGGTGCGCCGCGCGCGTCGAGTCCACGCTGGCCCGCCTGCAAGCGCTGCCGGCGGACTGCGCCACGGTGCTCATCAACCATTACCCGCTGCGCTACGAGCACGTGCGCCTGCCGCGCATCCCCCGCTTCTCCATCTGGTGCGGCACGAAGCGCACCGAGGACTGGCACACCCGCTTCCGGGCAGAGGTCGTCGTCTCCGGGCACCTGCACATGCCGGCCACGCTGTGGCGGGACGGCGTGCGCTTCGAGGAGGTGTCGCTCGGCTACCCCATGCAGTGGAAGCACCGCGGCGGGGGCGGACTGGAGCGATTC